A region of the Microcystis aeruginosa FD4 genome:
TTCTCAGATCGTCAAAGATTATTTCTAGGGAAATTTCACTAGACTGCTGAATTTTAGCTTGTTCTTCAATTAGGGATTTAACTAATTCAATGTAGTTGATTGCCATGCTACGATCTCCTCTATTTCAGGGTTATAGACAATAATTTTGATTTGATAATGTTCTAGAATTCTTTGAACAAAACGGCTATGACAAAACACTTCATAAGTATCATTAGGGATGGCTAAGTATAGGGTTCTATCAGGTTCAATTTCTGAAAGAGCAAAACGGTAGTTAAGATATTGTCCACAGGCTAAATGTAGTTCTGTAACAATTGAATCTCTTAAGAAACTTTTGATTTCAATGGCAACTTTTTCTCGTTCTTTTTGTGCTGCAATAACTTTTTCTGCTCCTAAGTCCACATAAAAGTTAACATCTTCAAACTCTAAGGTAAAAGGATCATGGGTAATCGTCCAACCTGCTTTTATGAGTGCATTTCGGACAGCATGGTGAAAGGTATCTTTAGCTGGCATATCCTGATTTTAGCAGGTTTTCCTAATTTTAGCATCTCGTAACACTCTTAAGGTTCACAGTCTAGGAAATCCTTCTTGTTATTTCTCCTCTTCTGTGATGATTTCAGATACCCGACTTCTTTAAGAAGTTGACTTCATTTTCCATTGTAGCTTAAAGCCGTCCTTTTAGGACGGGGTTTTAAACCCAAATTTTCGATAAGATAAGTGTAGGTTAAAATTAAGGGTATGAAGGTTCGTGAGGTTATCTGTCGCCTAATTGATGATGGTTGGTTGCAAGTTTCGCAAAAAGGAAGCCATCGTCAGTTTAAACACCCTATCAAGCTGGGTAAAGTTACCGTTACTGGGAAACTGTCAGATGATATACCTATCGGAACTTACAAAAACATTCTACGGCAAGCTGAATTGGAGGGT
Encoded here:
- a CDS encoding element excision factor XisH family protein, yielding MPAKDTFHHAVRNALIKAGWTITHDPFTLEFEDVNFYVDLGAEKVIAAQKEREKVAIEIKSFLRDSIVTELHLACGQYLNYRFALSEIEPDRTLYLAIPNDTYEVFCHSRFVQRILEHYQIKIIVYNPEIEEIVAWQSTTLN
- a CDS encoding type II toxin-antitoxin system HicA family toxin, which gives rise to MKVREVICRLIDDGWLQVSQKGSHRQFKHPIKLGKVTVTGKLSDDIPIGTYKNILRQAELEG